CCTGCGTGACTGGGGCCATGCCAAAGATTACGTGAAAATGCAGTGGATGATGCTGCAACAGGAAAAACCGGAAGACTTCGTTATCGCCACTGGCGTGCAGTACTCTGTGCGTCAGTTCGTCGAAATGGCGGCGGCACAGCTGGGTATCAAACTGCGCTTTGAAGGCACCGGCGTGGAAGAGAAAGGCATTGTCGTTTCTGTGACCGGCCATGACGCACCGGGCGTGAAACCGGGCGATGTGATTGTTGCCGTTGACCCGCGTTACTTCCGTCCTGCTGAAGTGGAAACCCTGCTGGGCGACCCGAGCAAAGCGCACGAAAAACTGGGCTGGAAACCGGAAATCACCCTGCAGGAGATGGTCTCCGAAATGGTGGCAAAAGATCTGGAAGCAGCGAAAAAACACTCACTGCTTAAGGCCCACGGTTACGAGGTTGCCATCGCGCTGGAGTCCTGAGCATGACCAAACAACGTGTTTTTGTGGCTGGCCATCGCGGGATGGTGGGGTCAGCCATCGTACGGCAGCTCGAACAGCGGGCGGATATCGAACTGGTGCTGCGTTCCCGTGAGGAGCTGAACCTGTTAGATAGCGCGGCTGTGAATGCGTTTTTCGAAAACGAACGTATCGACCAGGTTTACCTGGCGGCGGCGAAAGTGGGCGGTATTGTGGCGAACAATACCTTCCCGGCGGACTTCATCTACGAAAATATGATGATTGAGAGCAACATCATTCACGCCGCGCACAAGAACGACGTGAACAAACTGTTGTTCCTCGGTTCGTCCTGCATCTACCCGAAACTGGCGCACCAGCCGATTGCGGAAAGTGAGCTATTGCAGGGAACGCTGGAGCCGACCAACGAGCCGTACGCGATTGCCAAAATCGCCGGTATCAAGTTGTGCGAATCCTACAACCGTCAGTATGACCGTGATTACCGCTCGGTGATGCCGACCAACCTGTACGGGCCGCACGACAACTTCCACCCGAGCAACTCGCATGTGATCCCTGCGTTACTGCGCCGTTTCCACGAAGCGACGCAGGAAAATGCGCCGGATGTGGTGGTGTGGGGCAGTGGCACACCGATGCGCGAATTCCTGCATGTGGACGATATGGCTGCGGCCAGCATTCACGTTCAGGAACTGGCGCGCGAAGTGTGGCAGGAGAATACCGAACCAATGCTGTCGCATATCAACGTCGGCACCGGGGTGGACTGCACGATTCGTGAACTGGCGCAAACCGTAGCAAGTGTGGTGGGCTACAAAGGTCGCGTGGTATTTGATGCCACCAAACCGGACGGCACGCCGCGCAAACTACTGGATGTGACCCGCTTGCATCAGCTTGGCTGGTATCACGAGATCTCACTGGAAGCGGGGCTTGCGAGCACCTACCAGTGGTTCCTTGAAAACCAGCACCGGTTCCGGGGGTAAGTATGTTTTTGAGTCAGGAAGATTTTGCCACGGTGGTGCGTTCGACCCCGCTGATTTCCATCGATTTGATCGTGGAAAACTCACGCGGCGAGTTTTTACTCGGCAAGCGCACTAACCGCCCGGCCCAGGGATACTGGTTTGTACCGGGCGGACGCGTGCAAAAGGACGAGCCGCTGGCGGCCGCTTTCGAGCGACTGACTCAGGCGGAACTGGGACTGCGCCTGCCGATGTCGGCAGGCGAGTTTTACGGCGTCTGGCAGCACTTCTATGACGACAACTTTTCCGGCCCGGATTTCACCACGCATTACATCGTGCTGGGCTTTCGCCTGCGCGTGGATGAGGACACCCTCGCGCTGCCGCCGGATCAGCACAACGACTACCGCTGGGGAACGCCGGAGTCGCTGATTGCCGACCCGCTGGTACATGACAATAGCCGCGCCTATTTCCTCGACGCGCAGGGAGTACCGGGCTTATGAAAATCCTGGTCTATGGCATCAACTATTCGCCGGAGCTGACCGGGATCGGTAAGTACACCGGCGAAATGGTGGAATGGATGGCTCGTCAGGGCCATGACGTGCGCGTTATCACCGCGCCGCCGTACTACCCGGAGTGGAAAGTGGGCGAGCATTACAGCGCCTGGCGCTGGCGCAAAGAGCAGGGCGTTGCCACGGTGTGGCGCTGCCCGCTGTATGTGCCCGCGCAGCCATCGACCTTAAAACGGCTGCTGCATCTGGGCAGCTTTGCCCTGAGCAGTTTTTTCCCGTTGATGGCGCAGCGTCGCTGGAAACCGGATCGCATTATCGGCATCGTGCCGACCCTGTTTTGCACGCCGGGCATGCGCCTGCTGGCAAAACTGAGCGGCGCGAAAACCGTGCTGCATATTCAGGATTATGAAGTCGACGCCATGCTGGGTTTAGGCATGGCGGGCAAAGGTAAAAACGGTCGCGTGGCGAAGCTGGCGACCGCTTTTGAACGCAGCAACCTGCATAACGTTGACAACGTGTCGACCATCTCCCGTTCGATGATGAACAAAGCGCGGGAGAAAGGCGTGGCTGCGGACAA
This genomic interval from Kosakonia sacchari SP1 contains the following:
- the fcl gene encoding GDP-L-fucose synthase: MTKQRVFVAGHRGMVGSAIVRQLEQRADIELVLRSREELNLLDSAAVNAFFENERIDQVYLAAAKVGGIVANNTFPADFIYENMMIESNIIHAAHKNDVNKLLFLGSSCIYPKLAHQPIAESELLQGTLEPTNEPYAIAKIAGIKLCESYNRQYDRDYRSVMPTNLYGPHDNFHPSNSHVIPALLRRFHEATQENAPDVVVWGSGTPMREFLHVDDMAAASIHVQELAREVWQENTEPMLSHINVGTGVDCTIRELAQTVASVVGYKGRVVFDATKPDGTPRKLLDVTRLHQLGWYHEISLEAGLASTYQWFLENQHRFRG
- a CDS encoding GDP-mannose mannosyl hydrolase codes for the protein MFLSQEDFATVVRSTPLISIDLIVENSRGEFLLGKRTNRPAQGYWFVPGGRVQKDEPLAAAFERLTQAELGLRLPMSAGEFYGVWQHFYDDNFSGPDFTTHYIVLGFRLRVDEDTLALPPDQHNDYRWGTPESLIADPLVHDNSRAYFLDAQGVPGL